CGAGCCGATCTCCCTGCACACCCCGCTGGGTGAAGACGGCGACAGTGAGTTCGGTGACCTCATCGAGGACTCCGAGGCGGTCGTCCCGGCCGACGCGGTCAGCTTCACGCTGCTCCAGGAGCAGCTGCACTCGGTCCTCGACACCCTCTCCGAGCGCGAGGCGGGCGTCGTCTCGATGCGTTTCGGTCTCACCGACGGTCAGCCGAAGACCCTCGACGAGATCGGCAAGGTGTACGGAGTCACCCGGGAGCGGATTCGTCAGATCGAGTCGAAGACGATGTCGAAGCTGCGGCACCCGTCGCGTTCGCAGGTTCTGCGCGACTACCTCGACTGACCCGTCCCGACAGGCCGCGCAAGGCCCGGTTCCCCGTGGGGAGCCGGGCCTTCGCGCGCCCGGCGAGGGTGCGCGGCGCGGCGGACTGGACCACTCTGGGTGTCTCATGACCACCCCAGAGTGAGGAGCGTGCATGCGCCGTCCGTCTGTCCGGGCCCTGGCCCGGCCGCTGGCCCTGGTGGCCGCGGTGACCGCCATACCGTTGCTTTCGGCCGCCCCCGTCTCCGCCGACGTGGTGGTCGGCGGGTTCGCGATCGACGTCTCGCAAGCCCCGTGGACGGTCGCCCTCTCCAGCCGTGACCGATTCGGGGGTACGCGAGCGGGACAGTTCTGCGGGGGAGTGGTGGTGGGCCGTACGACGGTGCTCACCGCGGCCCACTGCATGGGTGACGACGTCCTGGGGGCGCCCCCGAACAAGGTGAAGGACCTCAAGGTCATCACGGGGCGTACCGACCTGGTCTCCGATCAGGGACAGGAGATCCCGGTGCGCGACGTCCGGGTGAATCCCGGCTACGACAGCGAGAGCAACGCCGGGGACTTCGCCGTGCTCACCCTCGCCGAGCCGGTCCCGCAGAACGCCGTCATCGGGATGGCGGCGTCCGGCGACGCCGCGTACGAGCCCGGGACCAGGGCCCAGGTCACCGGGTGGGGCGATGTCAGCGGGGGCGGCGACTACGCGCGCACCCTGCACGCCGCGCACGTGCACGTGCTGCCCGACGACCGCTGCCGCACGGCGTACCCGGGCAGCGCCGACGGTACCTACCGGCCCGACAGCATGGTCTGTGCCGGGGAGGCGTCAGGGGGCCGGGACGCCTGCCAGGGGGACAGCGGTGGGCCGCTGGTCGCCGACGGCAAGCTGATCGGCCTGGTGTCCTGGGGGAGCGGCTGCGGCCGCGCCGGCAGCCCAGGCGTCTACACGCGCGTCTCCGTCGCCGTGGAAGCGGTGGAGACGCAGACGCGTGCGGCAGGCGCCGCGAGAGCCTCTGGGGGCCGCTGACGGCGTCTGAGAGGCATCCGGAACGAGCGCGGGCGGCGCGGTCCCTGAAAGCAGGGGCCGCGCCGCCCGTGTCGCCGGCCTGGGCCGGTGCTGGCTCGTCGTGGATGCGAGTGTCAGCGCTCTTCTTCTGCGGAGGAGGAGGACGGAACGGTCGTCAGGCGTTCCGATTCGTCCTGTATCTCAGCGGCGATCTTCTTGAGTTCCGGCTCGAACTTGCGACCGTGGTGGGCGCAGAAGAGCAGTTCGCCACCGCTGAGCAAGACGACGCGCAGGTATGCCTGGGCGCCGCAGCGGTCGCAGCGGTCTGCCGCGGTCAGCGGGCTCGCGGGGGTCAGAACAGTAGTCACGTCGCCTCTTCTCTAGCTCGACGAGCTGTCGTACCAGGGTCAACATCCAACCAGCCCCCAAACGTTCCCGCTCGGGGCTTTTCCTCGAAAAAATCTTTCGAGGCCGGCTGACTGCTGCCGGTGGCGGCGAATGTGCCGTGTTGCGTGTCCATGTGTCTTACGGGGTGGTGCTGTCTGTCTTCGTCCGTCCTCCCGGCCGGCTTGCCGGTTTGTTGATGAGGACGTGCCCGGAGCCTAAATGGTTCATGCCCCGAAGGGAACGTGATATGTACTTCACCCCAACGAGGGATCGAACAGGTATGCGACGCTGGACTAGTCTCTTGACGGGACGAGGGTGGCGTTACAACGGCTCTACCAGGCCTCGGTACCCTCTTGGCGGCGATCCAAGCCGCGCCCTTACCCAGAAGGGCCCCACCTGAAATTCAGCGAGGAGCGAACCGCGTGACCGCCGACACGTCCGTGCCGTCCACTGCGCTGCTGGCAGGAGCAGACCGGGACGGTTCCAACTACACCGCGCGGCACCTTCTCGTCCTCGAAGGACTAGAGGCCGTACGCAAGCGACCGGGTATGTACATCGGGTCGACCGACAGTCGCGGTCTGATGCACTGCCTGTGGGAGATCATCGACAACGCCGTGGACGAGGCCCTCGGCGGCTACTGCGACCACATCGACGTGATCCTCCACGACGACGGCTCGGTCGAGGTGCGGGACAACGGCCGGGGCATCCCCGTCGACGTCGAGCCCAAGACCGGACTGTCCGGCGTCGAGGTCGTCATGACCAAGCTGCACGCGGGCGGCAAGTTCGGCGGCGGCTCCTACGCCGCCTCCGGCGGCCTCCACGGCGTCGGCGCCTCCGTGGTGAACGCCCTGTCCGCCCGGCTCGACGTGGAGGTGGACCGCAGCGGACACACCCACGCCATCAGCTTCCGGCGCGGCGTGCCCGGCGCCTTCGTCACCGACGGCCCGGACGGAAAGTTCGATGCCACGAGCGGGCTGCGCAAGGTCAAGAAGATCACCAAGACGCGCACCGGCACCCGGGTGCGCTACTGGGCCGACCGCCAGATCTTCCTCAAGGACGCCAAGCTCTCCCTGGACACGCTGCACCAGCGCGCCCGCCAGACCGCCTTCCTGGTGCCCGGCCTCACCATCGTCGTCCGCGACGAACTCGGGCTCGGCGAGGGCGGCAGCAAGGGTGAGGAGTCGTTCCGCTTCGACGGCGGCATCAGCGAGTTCTGCGAGTACCTGGCCACCGACAAGCCGGTCTGCGACGTGCTCCGCTTCTCCGGGCAGGGCACCTTCAAGGAGACCGTCCCCGTTCTCGACGACCACGGCCAGATGACCCCCACCGAGGTGACCCGCGAACTCGGCGTGGACGTCGCGATGCGCTGGGGCACCGGCTACGACACGACCCTCAGGTCGTTCGTCAACATCATCGCGACACCCAAGGGCGGCACCCATGTCGCCGGCTTCGAGCAGGCCATCGCCAAGACGATGAACGAGGTGCTGCGCGCCAAGAAGCTGCTGCGGGTCGCCGAGGACGACGTCGTCAAGGACGACGCTCTCGAGGGCCTCACCGCCGTCGTCACCGTCCGGCTCGCCGAACCCCAGTTCGAGGGCCAGACCAAGGAGGTGCTTGGCACATCGGCGGCCCGCCGGATCGTGAACACCGTGATCTCCAAGGAGTTCAAGGCGTTCCTGACGTCCACCAAGCGGGACGCCGCCGCACAGGCCCGGGTCGTCATGGAGAAGGCGGTCGCCGCCGCCCGTACCCGGATCGCGGCCAGGCAGCACAAGGACGCCCAGCGCAGGAAGACCGCCCTGGAGTCCTCGTCGCTGCCCGCGAAGCTCGCGGACTGCCGCAGCGACGACGTGGACCGCAGCGAGCTGTTCATCGTCGAGGGCGACTCCGCGCTCGGCACCGCCAAGCTCGCCCGCAACTCCGAGTTCCAGGCTCTGCTGCCGATCCGCGGCAAGATCCTGAACGTCCAGAAGTCGTCCGTGACCGACATGCTGAAGAACGCCGAGTGCGGCGCGATCATCCAGGTCATAGGAGCCGGCTCCGGGCGTACGTTCGACATCGACGCGGCCCGCTACGGCAAGATCATCATGATGACCGACGCCGATGTCGACGGCTCCCACATCCGCACCCTGCTGCTGACGCTGTTCCACCGCTACATGCGGCCCATGGTGGAGGCGGGCCGGGTGTTCGCGGCGGTCCCGCCGCTTCACCGGGTGGAGCTGGTCCAGCCGAAGAAGGGCCAGGACAAGTACGTCTACACGTACTCGGACCGCGAGCTGCGCGACAAGCTCCTCGAGTTCCAGCGGAAGAACGTCCGGTACAAGGACTCCATCCAGCGCTACAAGGGTCTCGGCGAGATGGACGCCGACCAGCTGGCGGAGACCACCATGGACCCGCGGCACCGCACGCTGCGCCGGATCAACCTCGCCGACCTGGACTCCGCCGAGCAGGTGTTCGACCTGCTGATGGGCAACGACGTCGCGCCGCGCAAGGAGTTCATCTCCAGCTCGGCGGCGACGCTGGACCGGTCGCGCATCGACGCGTAGGCGCGGTGCGACCCTTGGTGATCGGTCCTTGACCTTGGTCGAGGATGTCGCCGAGGGGCGAGGGGTCGAATGCCGAGCGCTGGGTGCCGAGTGCTGGGTGCCCGGCCTGAGTGGTACTCGGCCTGATGCGGAAGCGGTCCTGGAGGCCGGGCCGTCCGACGGTCTGGAAGGGCCCGGGGAGCCCGGGAGCAGTGGTCAGGAGTGGGGCGGGACGCCGAGTCCCGCCCCACTCCCGTCTCCCCCCGTTCCTCGCTCCCGTCCCGCGATCTCGCCTGGTCAAAGCCGTCGTCCGTCCGCACCCGCGGCTGATCCGACCCGGTGATCTCCACCCGCGGGTGGAGATCACCGAGGCGTGGGATCCACCCACGATCCACCCCAGCGCCGATCTCCCGGCCCGCGCGGCTCCGTAGCGTCTGTGGTGTCGGCAGCACCCGCCGCCGACACCACTCCCTCTCGCTCACGGAGGCTCTGATGTCCGGGCTTGTCAACGCGCTCGTGATAGCGGCCGTCGTCGTTCTGGTGATTGTGCGGCAGTTCCGCGCGCAGCCGATCGGCACCGGGCGGCGCTGGTGGCTCCTGCCCGTGATCCTCGGTTTCGTGGCGCTGCGCGAACCGGGTCTCGTCGACAGCCACCACCCCACGACCTCCGTGACCCTCCTCGCCGTGGAACTGCTGGTGGGCCTCGCTATCGGAGCGGGCTGGGCCTGGACCACCCGCATATGGACCGAGCCCGACGGCACGGTCTGGAGCAAGAGCACGAAGACGAGCGTGGCCGTCTGGACCGTCGGCATCGCCGTGCGCGTCGGCCTCTACGCCCTCGGCTCGGCCCTCGGCGTGCACCAGCACAGCTCGGCCCTGCTCGTCGCCCTCGCCGCGACCCTCCTGGTCCGCTCCGGAATCCTGTACTGGCGGTCCCAGTCCCTCACCACGGCGACCGGTGCCGGCCCGGCGTACGGTGACCGCATGGCCCGCCCTGCCCGGAAGGAGCGTGTGTGACGCGGAACGCGTGGACGCGCTGGCCCTCACCTGAGGCGCTGGGACGGGCGGGAGTCACCCCGCCCAGGCGCCTGCTCGCCTGGGTCGTGCGGCTCCTTGTCCTCGGCGTGCTGCTGGGAGGCGTCTTCAGCAGCAGCCGTGCCCACGGCTGGGACGCCCTCATCGGCGTCGGCGTGGTCCTCCTGGCGGCGGCGACCGGCTGGTCGTTCTTCCGGACCACGCTCCAGCACCGCCTGTGGCCGTCCCTGGCGGCCGTACTGCTGCTCGAGGCCGTCGCCATCCCTGCCCACAGCTCCGGATTCCGGCTGCTGGCCCTGGCCGTCTGGTGCGGCTGCGTCGTCATCGCACTGGAACGGCTGCCGCTCGTCGCCGGTCTGCCGGTCGTCGCGGTGGGGCTCGGTCTGTACGGCGCCGTCAACAACGACAGCCCGTTGACCACCGTCATCACCGGAGTGGCGCTCGCCCTCGGCGGGTACACGCTGCGCCTGGACGCCGAGGCCAGGGGCGGGGCGCAGCGGCTGCTCGCCCAGGAGCGGGCGGCGCGGGCGGCGGAGGCGGAGTCGGCGGCGCTCGCGGAGCGGGCCAGGATCGCCCGCGAGATCCACGACGTCCTGGCCCACAGCCTCTCGGCGCAGCTCGTGCACCTGGAGGCGGCCAGGCTGCTGATCGAGCGGGGCGCCGGCCGGGAGCAGGTCCTCGACCGGGTGGTGGCGGCGCGCGGCATGGCGAGGGACGGTCTGGAGGAGACCCGGCAGGCGCTCTCCGCGCTCCGCGGTGAGCTGACCCCGCTGGAGGAGTTTTTGACGCAGTTGGTCGGTACGGCGGCGGCCGAGGTCGCCGTCACGGGGGAACGCAGACCCCTGACGGCCGAGGCGTCGCAGGCCGTTCGCAGGGTCGCCCAGGAGGCGCTGACCAACGTCCGCAAGCACGCGCCGGGGGCCAAGGTGC
The sequence above is a segment of the Streptomyces griseoviridis genome. Coding sequences within it:
- a CDS encoding DUF7455 domain-containing protein, which translates into the protein MTTVLTPASPLTAADRCDRCGAQAYLRVVLLSGGELLFCAHHGRKFEPELKKIAAEIQDESERLTTVPSSSSAEEER
- a CDS encoding DNA gyrase/topoisomerase IV subunit B, translated to MTADTSVPSTALLAGADRDGSNYTARHLLVLEGLEAVRKRPGMYIGSTDSRGLMHCLWEIIDNAVDEALGGYCDHIDVILHDDGSVEVRDNGRGIPVDVEPKTGLSGVEVVMTKLHAGGKFGGGSYAASGGLHGVGASVVNALSARLDVEVDRSGHTHAISFRRGVPGAFVTDGPDGKFDATSGLRKVKKITKTRTGTRVRYWADRQIFLKDAKLSLDTLHQRARQTAFLVPGLTIVVRDELGLGEGGSKGEESFRFDGGISEFCEYLATDKPVCDVLRFSGQGTFKETVPVLDDHGQMTPTEVTRELGVDVAMRWGTGYDTTLRSFVNIIATPKGGTHVAGFEQAIAKTMNEVLRAKKLLRVAEDDVVKDDALEGLTAVVTVRLAEPQFEGQTKEVLGTSAARRIVNTVISKEFKAFLTSTKRDAAAQARVVMEKAVAAARTRIAARQHKDAQRRKTALESSSLPAKLADCRSDDVDRSELFIVEGDSALGTAKLARNSEFQALLPIRGKILNVQKSSVTDMLKNAECGAIIQVIGAGSGRTFDIDAARYGKIIMMTDADVDGSHIRTLLLTLFHRYMRPMVEAGRVFAAVPPLHRVELVQPKKGQDKYVYTYSDRELRDKLLEFQRKNVRYKDSIQRYKGLGEMDADQLAETTMDPRHRTLRRINLADLDSAEQVFDLLMGNDVAPRKEFISSSAATLDRSRIDA
- a CDS encoding sensor histidine kinase, whose product is MTRNAWTRWPSPEALGRAGVTPPRRLLAWVVRLLVLGVLLGGVFSSSRAHGWDALIGVGVVLLAAATGWSFFRTTLQHRLWPSLAAVLLLEAVAIPAHSSGFRLLALAVWCGCVVIALERLPLVAGLPVVAVGLGLYGAVNNDSPLTTVITGVALALGGYTLRLDAEARGGAQRLLAQERAARAAEAESAALAERARIAREIHDVLAHSLSAQLVHLEAARLLIERGAGREQVLDRVVAARGMARDGLEETRQALSALRGELTPLEEFLTQLVGTAAAEVAVTGERRPLTAEASQAVRRVAQEALTNVRKHAPGAKVRLRLDYGEQQVTLDVRDSGGPPGELAVAGAGYGLLGMRERAELLGGSLEAGPGEEGFVVTLKVPA
- a CDS encoding CcdC protein domain-containing protein: MSGLVNALVIAAVVVLVIVRQFRAQPIGTGRRWWLLPVILGFVALREPGLVDSHHPTTSVTLLAVELLVGLAIGAGWAWTTRIWTEPDGTVWSKSTKTSVAVWTVGIAVRVGLYALGSALGVHQHSSALLVALAATLLVRSGILYWRSQSLTTATGAGPAYGDRMARPARKERV
- a CDS encoding serine protease, which encodes MRRPSVRALARPLALVAAVTAIPLLSAAPVSADVVVGGFAIDVSQAPWTVALSSRDRFGGTRAGQFCGGVVVGRTTVLTAAHCMGDDVLGAPPNKVKDLKVITGRTDLVSDQGQEIPVRDVRVNPGYDSESNAGDFAVLTLAEPVPQNAVIGMAASGDAAYEPGTRAQVTGWGDVSGGGDYARTLHAAHVHVLPDDRCRTAYPGSADGTYRPDSMVCAGEASGGRDACQGDSGGPLVADGKLIGLVSWGSGCGRAGSPGVYTRVSVAVEAVETQTRAAGAARASGGR